In [Leptolyngbya] sp. PCC 7376, a genomic segment contains:
- a CDS encoding aminopeptidase P family protein, translating to MKNYSNLLARRRQLAASLHLPVLLFAGDRLSRNFRANKYPFRASSHFLYFAGAPLAGAVLFLDGDRQIIFFDLPTSDDALWHGEFMGVEALQSKFAVDEILPKSALSKYVQGAATIPLTDPFQRLEQSQALKRPLTAPNQLSGGDRQLAEAIINLRLQHDDGAIAEIKKAINVSIEAHQRGMKTAQKMQTETSVRAAIEGHFLEEQMPCAYHSIVSTAGEVLHNESSPNDLKAGDLLLVDAGAETSCGWASDLTRTYPISGKFSPTQRDIYKIVLEAHDQAITALKPTAEFRDIHRLATKIITEGLLDLGILQGKLDDLITENITATFFPHGLGHLLGLDVHDMEDLGDLAGYAPNRQRSEQFGECFLRLNRPLRENMVVTIEPGFYQVPAILGDRRTQKPFKSMINWEKLEQFQDVRGIRIEDDIQITANGAINLSQALITSVDDLENFMNP from the coding sequence ATGAAAAATTATTCAAATCTTTTAGCAAGACGCCGTCAGTTAGCGGCAAGTTTACATCTACCTGTATTGCTATTTGCAGGCGATCGCCTCAGTCGTAATTTTCGAGCGAATAAATATCCTTTTCGGGCTAGTAGCCATTTTCTCTATTTTGCGGGTGCGCCTTTAGCGGGAGCAGTGTTATTTCTAGACGGCGATCGCCAAATTATATTTTTTGATCTTCCAACATCCGATGATGCGTTATGGCACGGTGAGTTTATGGGAGTCGAAGCACTACAGTCAAAATTCGCTGTCGATGAAATTTTACCGAAATCGGCGTTAAGCAAATATGTTCAAGGAGCAGCAACGATTCCACTCACTGATCCCTTTCAAAGACTAGAGCAATCTCAGGCTTTAAAACGACCTTTAACAGCTCCGAATCAGCTTTCTGGTGGCGATCGCCAACTCGCAGAAGCCATTATCAATTTACGATTACAACATGATGATGGGGCGATCGCCGAAATAAAAAAAGCCATTAACGTTTCTATCGAAGCCCATCAACGTGGCATGAAAACGGCTCAAAAAATGCAGACAGAAACTTCTGTAAGGGCAGCAATCGAAGGTCACTTTCTCGAAGAACAAATGCCCTGCGCCTATCACAGTATTGTTTCGACAGCAGGCGAGGTTTTACATAATGAATCATCACCCAATGACCTAAAAGCAGGCGACTTATTACTAGTTGACGCTGGAGCGGAGACCTCTTGCGGTTGGGCTTCTGATTTAACCCGCACTTATCCTATCAGCGGCAAATTTTCTCCCACTCAACGCGATATTTACAAGATTGTTTTAGAGGCTCATGATCAGGCGATCACCGCCCTCAAACCCACTGCCGAATTTCGTGATATCCATCGACTCGCCACAAAAATAATCACCGAGGGACTACTCGACCTCGGCATTCTTCAGGGGAAACTTGATGACCTCATTACCGAAAATATCACCGCCACCTTCTTTCCCCATGGCCTTGGTCACTTGCTGGGTTTGGACGTTCACGATATGGAAGATTTAGGCGATTTGGCAGGCTATGCTCCCAACCGCCAACGCAGCGAACAATTCGGCGAGTGCTTTCTCCGTCTTAATCGCCCTCTTCGAGAAAATATGGTGGTCACTATCGAACCTGGCTTCTACCAAGTTCCAGCTATTCTGGGCGATCGCCGTACCCAAAAACCCTTTAAATCAATGATTAACTGGGAAAAACTAGAACAATTTCAAGATGTGCGCGGCATTCGGATTGAAGATGATATTCAGATTACTGCCAATGGAGCCATCAACCTCAGCCAAGCACTGATTACCAGCGTCGATGATTTAGAGAACTTTATGAACCCTTAA